The proteins below are encoded in one region of Streptomyces roseifaciens:
- the rpe gene encoding ribulose-phosphate 3-epimerase, whose product MAAQINPSILSADFARLADEAEAVKGADWLHVDVMDNHFVPNLTLGVPIVESLSRATDTPLDCHLMIEDPDRWAPQYVEAGAGSVTFHAEAAAAPVRLAREIRAKGARASMALKPATPIEPYEDLLPELDMLLIMTVEPGFGGQAFLDIMLPKIRRTRELISRHGLQMWLQVDGGVSAETIERCAEAGADVFVAGSAVYGTEDPAATVRALRAQAERATAGAAWACGH is encoded by the coding sequence ATGGCCGCGCAGATCAACCCCAGCATCCTGTCCGCCGACTTCGCCCGACTCGCCGACGAGGCCGAGGCGGTCAAGGGCGCCGACTGGCTCCACGTGGACGTCATGGACAACCATTTCGTCCCCAACCTCACCCTCGGCGTGCCGATCGTCGAGTCGCTGAGCCGGGCCACGGACACCCCGCTGGACTGCCACCTGATGATCGAGGACCCGGACCGCTGGGCGCCGCAGTACGTGGAGGCCGGTGCGGGTTCGGTGACCTTCCACGCGGAGGCCGCGGCCGCCCCGGTGCGGCTCGCGCGGGAGATCCGGGCGAAGGGCGCGCGGGCCTCGATGGCGCTGAAGCCGGCGACGCCGATCGAGCCGTACGAGGACCTGCTGCCCGAGCTGGACATGCTGCTGATCATGACCGTCGAGCCCGGCTTCGGCGGCCAGGCGTTCCTGGACATCATGCTTCCGAAGATCCGCCGCACGCGGGAGCTGATCTCGCGGCACGGCCTGCAGATGTGGCTGCAGGTCGACGGCGGGGTCTCGGCGGAGACGATCGAACGGTGCGCGGAGGCCGGCGCGGACGTGTTCGTGGCCGGATCCGCCGTCTACGGTACGGAGGACCCGGCGGCGACCGTACGGGCCCTGCGCGCCCAGGCGGAGCGTGCCACGGCCGGTGCGGCCTGGGCCTGCGGGCACTGA